The proteins below come from a single Deinococcus sp. Leaf326 genomic window:
- a CDS encoding stalk domain-containing protein, with protein MLSAVRRAVRNFHTRKRTLALGAALLLGLPAVTSPAQAAVASVGAVQLTVSTDQNAAYLNGESVRLQAAPRNVQGRVMLPLREAAALLGQPLVGSATLQLGRLSVDSARLSASLAGAAQPEGNVASVGGVLYVSARLLADALGANFSSDNAGRTLTITALRDGGNPLSPQARFSTDKNVYAPGERVVYTEYPFDPDGADITARRWTGRQEVYFQPGTYTISLQVTNARGLQSAPFTRTIRVEGTPIDTPLTYALKYADPGESFADAQVLTYPAAPAQLVAGPNFPLLFSDSPEAPTQSGVLYQDTVEGRARLLAYHLNALGRPARLYVMARNLETRPVEVRTERLGETAPTRVEGQLGQVTLLEYFASTAAQTLTLAPGQTAAAYASPTLGAGSGVNVLQDLTTSGRVELTFLFLEDGLPPTQQVMQQLPYLPLDGRHQRGTFPGAVRSLRVNLTTLPARIVIGDGQVDPVVMGVDRLTGQPMRLSGNYGVLYDLEVNGAAGTAVALSPRGGLYRGAMNIVDGPITQAIKLPRTGNALLPDQPVMLWRPLSDQLNIDFIPASGSNLPVSLVFYRARPQLGQGGGLKTYQP; from the coding sequence GGCCTGCCTGCCGTCACCTCTCCGGCTCAGGCGGCCGTGGCTTCGGTCGGGGCGGTGCAGCTGACGGTCAGCACCGACCAGAACGCGGCGTACTTGAATGGAGAAAGTGTACGCCTGCAGGCCGCGCCGCGCAACGTACAGGGCCGGGTCATGCTGCCGCTGCGTGAGGCGGCGGCGCTGCTGGGGCAGCCGTTGGTGGGCAGCGCCACGCTGCAGCTCGGGCGCCTGAGTGTGGACTCGGCGCGCCTGAGCGCCTCGCTGGCCGGCGCGGCGCAGCCCGAGGGCAACGTGGCGTCGGTGGGGGGCGTGCTGTACGTCAGTGCTCGCCTGCTGGCCGACGCGCTGGGGGCCAACTTCAGCAGCGACAACGCTGGCCGCACCCTGACTATCACGGCGCTGCGCGATGGCGGCAATCCCTTGTCGCCCCAGGCCCGCTTCTCGACCGACAAGAACGTGTACGCGCCGGGCGAGCGTGTGGTCTACACCGAGTACCCCTTCGACCCAGACGGCGCCGACATCACCGCGCGGCGCTGGACCGGGCGGCAGGAGGTGTACTTCCAGCCGGGCACGTACACCATCTCGCTGCAGGTCACGAACGCGCGTGGCCTCCAGAGCGCGCCCTTTACCCGGACCATCCGCGTGGAGGGCACGCCCATCGACACACCGCTGACCTACGCCCTGAAGTACGCCGACCCTGGCGAGAGTTTCGCCGACGCGCAGGTGCTGACCTACCCGGCGGCGCCGGCGCAGCTCGTGGCCGGGCCCAATTTCCCTCTGCTGTTCAGTGACAGTCCCGAGGCCCCCACCCAGAGCGGTGTGCTGTACCAAGACACGGTTGAGGGCCGCGCGCGCCTGCTGGCCTACCACCTCAACGCGCTGGGGCGGCCGGCGCGGCTGTACGTCATGGCCCGCAACCTGGAGACGCGCCCGGTCGAGGTCCGCACCGAGCGCCTGGGCGAAACGGCCCCGACCCGCGTCGAGGGCCAGCTCGGGCAGGTCACGCTGCTCGAATACTTCGCCAGCACGGCTGCCCAGACCCTGACGCTCGCGCCGGGGCAGACGGCCGCCGCCTACGCCAGCCCCACGCTGGGGGCGGGCAGCGGCGTGAACGTGCTGCAGGACCTCACGACGAGCGGCCGGGTCGAGCTGACCTTCCTGTTTCTGGAAGACGGCCTGCCGCCCACCCAGCAGGTCATGCAGCAGCTTCCGTACCTGCCGCTGGACGGCCGGCACCAGCGCGGCACCTTTCCGGGCGCGGTGCGTTCGCTGCGCGTGAACCTGACCACCCTGCCCGCCCGCATCGTGATCGGGGACGGGCAGGTGGACCCGGTGGTCATGGGGGTGGACCGCCTGACCGGTCAGCCCATGCGTCTGAGCGGCAACTACGGCGTGCTGTACGACCTGGAGGTCAACGGCGCGGCGGGCACGGCCGTGGCCCTCAGTCCGCGCGGCGGTCTGTACCGGGGTGCCATGAACATCGTGGACGGCCCGATTACCCAGGCGATCAAGCTGCCGCGCACCGGCAACGCCCTGCTCCCCGATCAGCCGGTGATGCTGTGGCGGCCCCTGTCCGACCAGCTCAACATCGATTTCATTCCGGCCAGTGGCAGCAACCTGCCGGTGAGCCTGGTCTTCTACCGCGCCCGGCCCCAGCTCGGCCAGGGAGGCGGTCTCAAGACCTACCAGCCCTGA